One window of the Actinomycetota bacterium genome contains the following:
- a CDS encoding aldehyde dehydrogenase family protein gives MSTDRVEVRRTAKLYIGGAFPRSESGRSYEVTAHDGKPLAQVSQASRKDLREAVVAARGAFPVWSGATAYLRGQILYRVAEMMEGRRAQFETELADAGAADPARGVSASIDRWVWYAGWADKLAQVVGATNPVAGPYFNFTLPEPTGVVGIVAPGDQALLGLVSRVAPAIVSGNTAVVIASERSPLPAVSLAEVLATSDVPGGVVNILTGRTAELVPWLASHMDVNALDVTGVPAELLADTERAAADNVKRVHRASDTDPFDDAAQSPYEITAFTEMKTVWHPMGA, from the coding sequence ATGAGTACCGACCGCGTGGAGGTCCGCCGCACCGCGAAGCTCTACATCGGTGGCGCGTTCCCTCGCAGCGAGAGCGGCCGCTCGTACGAGGTCACCGCCCACGACGGGAAGCCGCTCGCCCAGGTGTCGCAGGCGTCCCGCAAGGACCTGCGGGAAGCCGTCGTCGCCGCCCGCGGCGCGTTCCCCGTGTGGTCGGGCGCGACCGCATACCTGCGCGGGCAGATCCTCTACCGGGTCGCCGAGATGATGGAGGGCCGGCGCGCTCAGTTCGAGACCGAGCTCGCCGACGCCGGCGCGGCCGATCCGGCTCGCGGCGTGAGCGCCTCGATCGACCGGTGGGTCTGGTACGCGGGATGGGCCGACAAGCTCGCTCAGGTGGTCGGCGCGACGAACCCGGTCGCCGGCCCGTACTTCAACTTCACGCTGCCCGAGCCCACCGGCGTCGTCGGGATCGTCGCGCCGGGCGACCAGGCGTTGCTCGGACTCGTCTCGCGGGTGGCGCCGGCGATCGTGAGCGGCAACACCGCGGTCGTGATCGCGAGCGAGCGCTCGCCGCTGCCCGCCGTCTCGCTCGCCGAGGTGCTGGCGACGAGCGACGTGCCGGGCGGGGTCGTGAACATCCTCACCGGGCGCACGGCCGAGCTCGTGCCGTGGCTCGCGAGCCACATGGACGTGAACGCACTCGACGTCACCGGCGTGCCGGCCGAGCTGCTCGCCGACACCGAGCGTGCTGCCGCCGACAACGTGAAGCGAGTGCACCGCGCATCCGACACCGATCCGTTCGACGACGCGGCGCAGAGCCCCTACGAGATCACGGCGTTCACGGAGATGAAGACCGTCTGGCACCCGATGGGCGCCTGA